Within Sorangiineae bacterium MSr11367, the genomic segment GGCCACGCGCCGTCCGGCCTCGCGGAACACGCCGCCGAACCGCACCTCGAGTCCTTGCGTGTACAAGGTACCCAGCGACTGCAACAGCGACGCGCGATCGTCCTGACCGCGCCGCAGCGACGGCACCGCGCGTCCGGTTTCTCCACGCCCTGCGAGGCACTGCTCCACGTTCTCGGACAGCACGGGGTGCGGGCCGATCTCCAGGAAAAGCCGGTGTCCCGCCGAAATGGCCGCGTCGGTCGCGTCGGCGAAGCGCACCGCACGGCGGATGTTCGCCGCCCAATACCCGGTGTCGAGCCGCTCGCCCGCGATCTCGGCGCCCGTGACCGTGCTGTAGATCGGCACGTCCGACGCGCGGCTCGCAACCACGCCCAGCGCGCGCGCCAGCTCGTCCTGATACGGCGCCATCTGGTCGCTATGGAAGGCATAGTCGACCCGCAGCTCGCGGCAGTGGATGCCGTCGCCGCGTAGCTTTTCCAGCAGCTCGGCCAATGCCTCTCGCTCGCCGGAGAGCACCACGGATTCGCGATCGTTGATCGCTGCAATGGCCAGTCGGTCTCCATCGACGTCGAGCCGTGCCCTCATGGCCTCTTCGGGAAGCTCGACGGCCGCCATGCCGCCGCGGCCAGCCGCACGGTGCATGCACGCACCGCGGAGGTGCACGATGCGGATGGCCTCCGCGAGGCTCAGGGCTCCGGCGACGTGCGCGGCCGCAACCTCGCCGACGCTATGCCCGATCACGGAAGATGGCGCGATGCCCCACGAGCGCCACAACGCGGCGAGCCCGATCTGGATCGCGAACAGCGTGGGCTGCGCCACCGCCGTATCGGCCAGGCGCGAGCCTTCCCGCGTCGTCGTCAGCTCGGCCAACAGCGACCACCCCGCCAGCGGTTCGAACAGATCGTCGCACGCCTGCACGGCCGCGCGGAAAACCGGCTCCGAATCCAACAGAGCGCGCCCCATGCCGGCCCATTGGGATCCCTGACCCGAGAAAACGAAGAGCACCTTCGTATCGGCCGCCGGTGGGGCAAACCCCACGGTGACGTTGGCCCGGCGATCGCCGTTGGCCAGGGCGCGGAGCGCGTCGGCCATGGCGTCGTGGGAGCTTCCGGTCACCGCGATGCGATGCTCGTGGTGGCTGCGCCGAGCTCCGGCCATATGAGCGATATCGCGAAGGGGGATACCATGTTGCTCGGGCAACCAATCGGCCAGCGAGCGCGCCGCCTCCATGGCCGCCGACTCGGACCGCGCGGAGAGCACCAGCAAGACCGGCGCGGAGTCCCTCTCCGGCGATACCGGTACGCCGCGGGCATACAGCGATCCCAACGAGTCGAGCAGCGCGGCGCGTCCGCGTTCGCCGCGCCGGAGTGATGCCAGCGTCGTGGCATCGATCGCACCGGCGCGCACGAGGCTCTGCTGCATGGCCTCCGTGAGGACCGGGTGCGGGTTCACATCGAGGAAAAGCTGGTATCCGTCGGCGAGCAGCGTCTCCACCGCGGCCGACAAATCCCATGGCGCGCGCTCGGTTCGAAGCCAATGCTCCGCGTCCAGCTCCGCGCCGTTTCTTCGTCCCCCGGTGACCGAGGAATAGAATGGGATTCGCCCTGCTCGCGGGTGCAAGCCGGTGAGCGCCTCCCGCAAATCGGCCAGCACGTCGTTGGTGTAAGGGCTGTGCGAGGCATAGTTGACGCGAATGAGCCCGCATCGGACGCGCCGCTCCGCGGCCCGGTCCATCATGTGCTGCAGCGCGGTTCGGTCGCCCGAGAGCACCGTCGAGCGTGGACCGGCGATGCCGGCGATCCAGACTCGGTCCGCGAAATCGCGCAGCATCCCGCGCGCATCCTCCGCCGACACGTCGAGCACGGCCATCGCGCCCTTGCCCGCGAGCCGGCTCGCGATGCGGCTGCGCACGCACATGAGGGTGGCAGCGCTCTCGAGATCCAGCGCGCCGGCGACATGGGCCGCGGTGACCTCGCCCATGCTCGTCCCGGCCACCGCATCCGGCTCGATTCCCCAGGATCGCCACAGTTCGGTCAGTGCCACCTGCATCGCAAAGATGGCCGGTTGGGCCACCTCGGTGGACTCCAGCCATGCCTCGTCCGGCCCGGCGAGCAGCTTCACCAACGAGCGCCCGAGGTGCGGCGCCATGATGGCATCGCAACGCACGAGCGCCGCCCGGAACACCGGCTCTTCGCGCAGCAGATCGGCGGCCATGGCCGGCCATTGCGAGCCTTGCCCGCCGAACACGAACGCGATCCGTGGCCGCGCGCCCCGCCCACTCGCGCGGTCCACCCTTGGCACCGTGCGAGCCAGCTCCTCGCGGTCGCGAACGGAAAGCGGCTCTTCGCCTCCTTCGAGCACGACGTGGCAGTTCGTCCCCCCGAAGCCGAACGCACTCACCCCCGCAAGCCGTCGGCCCTCGGCATCGCCCGGCCAATCCTCCAGCGCGCGTTGGACCTGAAGGCCCCAGTCGGCGAAGGGGATGTACGGATTGGGCTGCTCGAACCACGGACTCGGCGGGAGTGCGCGATGCCGCATGGCCAGCACGACCTTGATCAACCCCGCGATCCCCGCCGCCGCCTCGAGATGCCCGATGTTGGCCTTGACCGAGCCCAATCGCAGCGGTTGCTCGGCGGGTCGTCCGGCACCCAACACCGCGCTCAGTGCGCCCGCTTCAATCGGATCGCCGAGCCGCGTGCCCGTGCCATGTGCCTCGACGTATTGAACGCGGCCCGGGAGCACGTCCGCACGGGCATACGCGCTGCGCAGCACGTCTTCTTGTGCTTGCGGGTTGGGGGCGGTGAGACCGTTGCTCGCGCCATCGTTGTTCACCGCGCTGCCGCGGAGGATGCCTAGAATCGAATCGCCGTCGGCCAGGGCGAGCCGCAAGGGCTTCAGCACGACGACTCCGCCGCCCTCGCCACGGCCATAGCCATCGGCGCGTGCATCGAACGGTTTCGAGTGCCCATCCGGCGCGAGCGCGCCCAGTTTCGACAAGGCGATCATCGTGTCGGGCGCGAGCATCAGACTCACGCCGCCGACGATGGCCAATTCACATTCGCCGTCTCGCAGGCTCTGGGTCGCCAGATGCACCGCGACGAGCGACGACGAGCAGGCCGTGTTCACGTGCAGGCTCGGCCCGCGCAAACCGAGCGCATAGGACACGCGCGCAGGGATGATTCCCGGATCGCCACCGGCGAGGGTGTGCTGGGCAATCTGCTCCGGCGCGCCGCGAACTCCAGCGCCGTACTCGCTCCACATCGCCCCCACGAACACGCCGGTGCGGCTGCCGCGAAGTCCGCGCGGAGGGATCCCTGCGTCCTCCAGCGCCTCCCATGCAAGCTCCAACATCAGTCGCTGCTGCGGATCGACATGCGCGGCCTCGCGCGGTGAAATATCGAAAAACTCCGCATCGAATCCATCGATCCGATCGAGAAACCCGCCCTTGCACGCGCTCGCGCGTCCGGGCGCGGCGGGATCCGGATCGTAGACGGCGTCACGGTCCCATCGATCGGCGGGCACGTCGGTGATGGCATCCCGTCCATCTCGGAGCAGCCGCCAGAACGCCTCGGGGCCATCGGCTCCCGGAAAGCGGCACGCGAGGCCGATGATCGCGATGGGTTCGCGCCCCGTGCGCTCGCCGGCGTGCACGGGATCCGCGGTGTGGGGAGCGGGCGCTCCACCGAGATGCTCGGCCAGCGCGCGCGCCGTCGGGTATTTCCATATCAGCGTAGGAGAAATGGGTCTTCCCAGTAGCTGGGCCAACTCGTCGGCCAACGCGGTCAGCCCGCGTGAATCGATGCCGTAACGTGTGAATGGGTCGTGGCTGCCGATCGAATCGAGGGAAAGATGGCAGAGCGCTGCGAGGCGTGCGACGAGCCAGTCCTGGATCTCGCGGGGTGTCCAGAGCCGCATGTGAGGGACTTCTTGTTTCGGTTTGCGTGGATGGAAGCGGGAGATCACACCGTCGACCGGTGGCCGCTGCCCTCGAAACGGCGTGCCGTGTGGGAGCGACATCGGCAATGCTTAGTTCCGAGAACACGCGCCGAGTAGTCGCTCGGAGGGTGATTTGGCAATCGAGAGGCGACTTATGGAGCCAAATTGGCGCGTGCCGCGGCAATTTTCCATTTCGACGCGCCACGCACGGCGTCCTGGGAATTCGCAGTTCCCAGTGCGGCTCTGCTCCTGCGCAACCCCAGTGAGGAATCGCACGGGTTCGCGCGGACCTCTCCGAGCTACGGCTCACGTTCCACGCATCGAGCTGCGTTGCTCGAACGGGTGCACGTGTTTCAACGATCCCACAGCATCGCGTTGCGCGACGCGGTTACGGTTGTGGAGCCGAGGGGGATCGAACCCCTGACCTCATCCATGCCATGGATGCGCTCTCCCAGCTGAGCTACGGCCCCTTAGGTGGAGGCGTCATCTACTGCGATGCGGGCTTCTTGTCTACTCCCTCCTGAAGGAAGCTCACAAAAAGGCCGCTGACCCCCCATTTTTCCCGCAGTTTACTTCGCGTCCTTCGGGGCCGCGATGTCGACCTCCCAGGTCACGGTGGCGTCGCCGCCGGCCCACGGCGGGTAGATTAAGTTGGCGAACGCCTGCGTAGCGCAGCGCCCGGTTGGCTTTCCCTCGAACGGGGCGCCGATGGTGGCCCCCTTGGAGCGGCCGTTGTGGCCGAGGTTCACGGTCACCGAGGTCTTGCCCCACGGTCCCGCGGCCTTGCCGTTTTCGTCCTTTGCCGAACCGCAGTTGTCTTTCACCTGGCGGGCCGCACGCCGCAAGACGACCTCCGTCGCCTCCTTGTCGTACGAGTCCGTCCGCCGCTGCGAAGGACCCGCTGCGGGCGCCGCAGGAGCGGCCGCGGGCTTCGTGCCATCGGCCGCGGCCACGGGGGGCGGTGCCGACGACGAGAACTGCGGATGCCGCGCGCTGTCCGCGGATTCCGACGAATCATCCCATTTGGGGGCGGGCTCCGACGAGGCCGACGACGTCGAGGCACTCGAACCCGAGGAAGGATCCGTCGCCGGTTTCGACGATCCCCCGCACGCTGCGGTGCCCACCCCAAGACACAGCGTGATCCACAAATATGTCTGCCGCATAGAGCAAATTCTGAAACACAATTTTGCGTAATTCAAATAAAGCGAAATTCTGTCTCGGAATTTGCTCGAATCCGCTGTCCTTATAAAAGTACTAACTCGACTTGTCTTCTGCGTCTTTGGCGCGCTTGAGGCTAATCACCTTCAGCACGGCGGCCAGCAGATCGCCCAATGGACACGGTTTCGTCAGATAGGCGTCGCAGCCACGGTCGATCGCGTCACGCCAGTGCTCCGGATAAGCTTGGCCGGTGACCACGATGACCGGAACGGTTTGGCTTGGGTCGGCATCGCGGAGACGTCGCAACATCTCCCGCCCATCCATCACCGGCAGTGAAATATCGAGCACGATGAGATCCGGTCGGAGCGCCAGCGCGCGCTCGAGCCCCTCGGCGCCGTTGCTGGCCTCGGTCACGCGAAAGCCCGCACGTGTCAGGAACGCGGCGTACAGCGCGCGGCTGTCCTCGTTGTCCTCGACGCAAAGGATGAGAGGCCGGCGTTGCGTCCGAGGCTCCGGACGGCGTGGAATGGGCGTCGCATCGTTCATATAGGGATCTCCTACAGGCCCCAGGGGAGAACCTTGAACCCTCGAAGCTCGATCGCAAGCTCCTCCGCGCGAGCTTTACGCTTTCTCTTCACGCTGTCCTGAGATCATCTCGAGCAACGCTCGGTCACCCTGCAAGGCGACGCGTTGCATGTAGAAGGCCAATCCGCGACGACCGCCAAGCTCTTCACCGCTGCCCGCGCGCCCCGGTCCACCGTGAACGAGCGGAGCCAGTACGGTGCCCGGCGGCACGGCCTGCGCCGCGATTTTCGACGAACCGACGGTGACACGGCCATGGTACGGCGCAATGCCGAGCACCGCGGAACGCACGAAGGCCTTGTCGTCCGAATAGACGCTCGACACCAGACCACCCCCACCGGCCGCCACCCACTTCACGGCATCGGCCGCGTCCGAATACGGCATCACCGTGGCGACGGGCCCGAAGACCTCGTGGTTGTGCACTGCATCACCCGGATCGGGCCGCTCGGCGTGAAGCAACACGGGGCTGATGAAGTAGCCCTTCTCATGCAAAGGATCCGCGCTTCCGAACACGGCTTTACCATGGCCCGCGAGCTTGGCGACGCCGGCGCGGACGTCCGCCAATTGTTGCGCCGTCGCAAGGGGGCCCATGCCCACGTCCTCGCGGGAAGGGTCGCCCACCTTGATGTCCGCGAGCCGTTCACGCAGCCGCTCGAGCACCGTGGCCACCTTGTCCGCGGGCACGTACACGCGCCGGATGGCCGTGCATTTTTGCCCCGTCTTTTGGGTCATGTCGCGCACGACGTCGCCGACGAAGAGGTTCATCACCTCCGAGTCGTCGCCCACGTCGGGGCCGAGCACCGCGGCATTGAGGCTGTCGGCCTCCACGTTGATCCGCACGGAGTGCTCGCGCACCGCGTGCTCGGCCCGCAGGTGCGAACCGGTCGTTCCCGCGCCCGTGAAGGCGAGGACGTCTTGCCCACGCAGGTGCTTCAAGAGATCGCCCGGGCTGCCGGCAATGAAGGAAAGCGCCCCCGCGGGTAGCAGCTTTTCCTCGACCCAGAGCCGCACGATGCGGTGCGACACCAGCGCAGTGCTCGAGGCGGGCTTGCTCACGACCGGCACCCCCGCACAGAGCGCCACGGCGGCTTTTTCGGCGAGGCCCCACGCGGGGAAGTTGAAGGCATTGATGTGCACGGCCACGCCCTCGCGCGGCACGGAGATGTGCGCACCGACCAAGCGCGGGCTTCGGCCGAGTGGAAGGGCGACCCCGTCGAGCAGCACGGTGCCGTTCGGTGCCTCCTTCGCAAGCTCCGCGGCCACGTCGGCGTAGGCCGCCAAGGTGAGCGACGCCCCGTCGATGTCGAACTTCGCATCCCCGCGCGTGTTGCCGCCGTTCTCGATGGCCAGTCCGATGAGCTCGTCCCGGTGGGCGTGGATGCACCGCGACAAAGCGCGCAGCATCTCACCCCGCGCCGCAAAGCTCATGGCTCGCAACGCGGGCCCGCCCACATCGCGTGCGTGCGCGAGGGCGGCTCCAAAATCGAGACCCTCGGTATTGGACGTCGCGATGGGGGCTTCCGTCGACGGATTGACGAGCGTGGTCGCACGTCCGCTTCCTCGTACCCAGGCGCCTTGCAGATAGCTTTCGAGCTCGATCATAAGCGGACTGTCCGCCGTCTTTCGCTTCAGAGCAAGACTCTCATCGCGGCATCGGGTACGGTTTGGGGGCTATGGCCGACGCCCTTCACGCAGCCGTCACGAGTCCGGTCCGATTCGAAACCCATCCCGATCGCTACCGTCATTGGCAACTCAGCTTTCCGGCGGAGCACGGCGGTGCCGTCGCGCGGCTCGCCATGAATGTCAAAGAGGACGGCGGCGGCGACTACGTCTTGAAGCTCAACTCGTACGACCTGGGGGTCGACATTGAGCTGGCCGATGCCCTGCAGCGCATTCGCTTCGAACATCCGGCCGTCAAAGCGCTGGTCATCACCAGCACGAAGGACCGTATTTTCTCGTCCGGCGCGAACATTTACATGTTGGGAAGCTCCACCCACGCCTTCAAAGTGAACTTCTGCAAGTTCACCAACGAGACGAGGCTCTACCTCGAGGAGATGAGCGCCGAGACCGGCGTCTCCAGCGTCGCCGCGGTCAATGGCACCGCCTCCGGGGGAGGTTACGAGCTGGCGCTGGCGTGTGACTCCATCGTCCTACAGGACGACGGCTCGTCGGCCGTGAGCCTGCCCGAGGCGCCGTTGCTCGCGGTGCTTCCGGGCACGGGCGGGCTGACGCGCCTCGTCGACAAGCGCAAGGTCCGGCGCGATCTGGCGGACGTCTTCTCCACGTTGGCCGAGGGCATTCGCGGCAAGCGCGCCGTCGCGTGGAACCTCGTCGATGAATCGCCCTCGCGTTCGCAGTTCGATGCGGCGGTGAAGACGCGTACGGATGCCTTCATCGCGGCCTCGAAGCGCAAGGCGCACCCGCCCATCGCGCTCACGCCGCTCGAGGCGAACCGCACCGACAACGGTGTAGACTACAAGTATGTCTCGCTCGCCCTCGATCGCGCCGCGCGCACGGCGACGTTGATCGTGCGCGGGCCGGCCGGTGTGCAACCGGGCACGCCGGACGAACTCGCCAAGGCCGGCGCCGACGCGTGGATCCTTCGCGCCTTCCGCGAGCTTGACGATGCGTTGCTCGACCTGCGCTTCAACCAGCCCGACATTGGCGTCATTGCCCTGAAGACCGAGGGCGATCCCGCCGCGGTGCTCGCCGTCGATGCGTTCTTGCACGCGCACCGGGAAGATCCCTTGGTGCGCGAGGTCACCTTGCTCGTGCGCCGCGTTCTCAAGCGGCTCGATCTGTCGGCGAAGACGTTCTTCGCCTTGGTGGAACCCGGGTCGTGCTTCGCGGGCACCTTGCTCGAGCTCGCCCTGGCCTCGGACCGCGTCTACATGCTCGATGACGATGGCGTCGCGCTGCACACCTCGAAGCTCAATGCCGGGGCGTACCCCATGTCGAACGGTCTCTCGCGCCTCGAATCGCGGTTTCTTCGCGAGCCCTCGCGGGTGGCGCGCGTTCTGGAGAGAACGGAGCCCTTCGACACGAAGGTGGCCCTCGACGAGGGGCTCGTCACGTTCGCCCCGGACGACCTCGATTGGGAGGACGAAATCCGCATCGCCTTCGAAGAGCGCGCCAGCTATTCACCCGACGCGCTCACCGGCATGGAGGCAAGTCTTCGCTTCGCCGGGCCGGAGACGCTGGAGACTAAGATTTTCGGCCGTCTCACCGCATGGCAGAACTGGATCTTCCAGCGTCCCAACGCCGTCGGTCAACGCGGCGCACTCACCCTTTACGGAAGTCCCGAGCGCCCCGAATTCGATTTTCGCCGTACTTGATGGAGCGTGTCATGACCACTGCGATCAGCGACGAGAAAATCCCGAACAACGTCAACCTATCCAGCGACCGCAAGCTCCAGCGCGCCCTGGAGGCGTGGCAGCCGAACTTCGTCTCGTGGTGGAAAGAGATGGGGCCGTACGGCTTCCAGACGGACGACGTGTACCTGCGCACGGCGATCAGCGTCGAGTCCGACGGGTGGGCGCATTTCAATTACGTGAAAATGCCCGACTACCGTTGGGGCATCTTCCTCGCGCCCGCGGTGCCGGACCGCACCATCGGCTTCGGCGACAACCTCGGCGATCCGGTTTGGCAGCAGGTCCCCGGAGAGCACCGCAATACGCTGCGGCGCCTCATCGTGACCCAGGGCGATACCGAGCCGGCCAGCGTCGAGCAGCAGCGCATGCTCGGGCACACCTGTCCAAGCGTGTACGATCTGCGCAATCTGTTCCAGGTGAACGTCGAGGAAGGCCGCCACCTCTGGGCGATGGTCTACCTCCTTCATTCGTACTTCGGACGCGACGGCCGTGAGGAGGCCGAGGCACTGCTCATGCGCCGCAGCGGCGATCGCGATACGCCGCGCATCCTGGGCGCCTTCAACGAGCCTTGCACCGACTGGCTCTCGTTCTTCATGTTCACCTTTTTCACGGACCGTGACGGCAAATTCCAGCTTCTCGCCCTGGCGGAGAGCGCGTTCGATCCGCTATCGCGCACCACGCGCTTCATGCTCACCGAGGAAGCGCACCACATGTTCGTGGGCGAGACCGGCGTCGGGCGCATCGTCGAGCGCACCGCGGAGCTCATGGAGAAGAACAAGGTGACCCACCCCGACGACGTGCGAAAGCTCGGGGCCATCGACCTTCCGACGATGCAGCGGTATTTGAACCTTTGGTATTCGCTGTCGCTCGATTTGTTCGGCGGCGAGATCTCGTCGAATGCCGCATCGTTCTTCGCCACGGGCCTCAAAGGGCGCGCCAAAGAAGACAAATACGAAGACCACCGCGCGCTCGACGCTTCGTACGCGGTCGACGTGGTCAAAGACGCCGCGGTGACCACCGAGCAGGTGCCCCTGCGCAACGCGATGAACGAGATCCTCCGCGACGAGTACGTCGTCGACTGCCAGCGCGGCCTGGACAAGTGGAACCGGCAGCTTGCCGCCCACGGCGTGGAGTTCAAATTCGAACTACCGAACCGCCGTTTCCATCGCCACATCGGTATTTATTCGGACGTCAGCGCCGACCCGTCGGGAAAACTGATCTCCGCGGCCGATTTCGCGGCGCGCCGCGACGATTGGCTTCCGAGCGAAAAGGACAAAGAGTACGTCCGCAGCTTGATGCAGCACCCCATCTTCGATCCGAAGCAAATGGCCAATTGGATCTCGGCCCCCAAGCAGGGCATCAAGGGGCGCCCGGTCGACTTCGAATACGTCCGGCGCTGCGAAGGTTAGAAGAAGAGAAGATTACAGGGAGACGGGGAGGTTTTTGGATTTCAATGGCCAATGGTGCCAACTGAAACTACGAAAGCTCCCCGTCTGCTTGTAAAATCCCCTGGGCTTCCATCGCGAGAATGACATATTGCGAGTGGACGACATGGATTCAGTGGATACCCCGCAATGGTCACCGGAGTCGTGGCGTGACAAGCCCGCGGCGCAGCAGCCCGTGTACGACGAGCCGAACAAGCTGGAACTGGTTCTCTCCGAGCTCGAGAGGTTGCCGCCGCTCGTGACGTCGGGCGAGGTGCTCGCCCTCAAGCGAAGCCTTGCGCAGGCGCAAGACGGCAAAGCCTTTTTGTTGCAGGGCGGGGACTGCGCCGAGCAATTCGACGATTGCACGTCGGGGCATATTTCCAACGATTTGAAGGTGCTCCTTCAAATGAACCTGGTGCTGGTTCACGGCCTCAAGCAGCCGGTGGTGCGCATCGGACGCATCGCGGGGCAATACGCGAAGCCGCGGTCGACCGATCTGGAGACGCGCCAAGGCGTATCGCTGCCGAGCTACCGCGGCGACTTCGTGAATGGCCCGGAATTCACCGCGGAGGCGCGCCGGCCCGATCCGCAGCGCATGCTGCGAGGCCATGCGCACTCGGCGATGACCATGAATTTCGTACGCTCGCTGCTCGACGGCGGCTTCGCCGATGCTCACCACCCCGAGTATTGGGACCTGCAGTGGATGAATTGCTCGCCGATGCAGGCCGAATACCGGCGCCTCGTGCAAGCCATCGGCGATTCGATGCGATTCGTCGAAGCCTTGAGCGGCGACCGTGCCGGCGGCGCGCGTCCGGAATTTTATACGTCGCACGAGGCGCTGGTGCTGCAGTACGAGCAAACGCAGACCCGTCACGTTCCGCGCCAGGAAGGCTGGTTCAATCTCTCCACGCACTTCCCCTGGATCGGGATGCGCACGGCCCACGTGGACGGGGCCCACGTCGAATATTGCCGCGGCGTGCGCAATCCCATCGCCGTGAAGGTGGGACCCGGCACGGAGTCGGATCAATTGAAGCGGCTGATAGCGATTCTCAATCCGACCAACGAGCCTGGGCGCCTTACCTTGATTCACCGCATGGGCGAGGGCAACATCGAGTACCACCTGCCACCCTTGATCGCAGCCGTTCGCCAGGAGGGCGCGCGCGTTCTCTGGTGCTGCGACGCCATGCACGGCAACACGGAGACCTTGGGCAACGGCGTGAAGACCCGCCGCTTCGAGAACATCCGCACCGAGCTCGAACGCGCCTTCGACGTGCACGCCGCCTGCGGCAGCCGCTTGGGCGGTGTCCACCTCGAGATGACCGGCGAAAACGTCACCGAGTGCCTAGGCGGCGCCCGCAACCTACGCGAAGAAGATCTCGCGCGCCGTTACCGCACCCAAGTCGACCCCCGCCTCAATTGCGAGCAGGCGCTGGAACTCGCGATGCTCATCGTCCGCAAGCATTCGCGCGACGCGTCTTGAGAAAAAGTGTGCAAGGGAGGGGTTCCACCATGGACCGTACTGCCGTCGAGAAGACACTGAGCATCTTTTGCGAGTGGAAGCTTCTGAGTCCCTCGGAGAAGGCCGAAACGCTATCGCTGTTCGACGCGGCGTTTCCTTTCGCGGAAGCGATGGCGTTGGCTGAGTCCATTCACCTCCACGTGAAGGTAGCCGATACGGATTTACTCCCGCACGAGCGCATCCGCGCTCTGGGGTCGGAGGCCACGAGCTGTACGAAGGGGTACGTGAAGTATCCCTTCCCGAGCGGCTGCAACATGATCTTCTCGTCGATTCCCGTTTCGGAGGACGACATGTTGAAGGACGAGCCTCCGCTCGACTTCCCGGTGCTCGATCACACCGGCATCGATCTTCGGCGCGTCACCGCGGAAGTGCGCCATGTGTTCGATTCGGTTCCAAATGTTGCCATCGGCCACGGTTGGCGCCATCGCGCGCAAGGCGGGAGCGGAACGCCCGTGTATTGCTGCCACACGGAGGTGGAGGCGAAGCATTGGGTCTATCCGCCGCGGCCCGATGTCGTGCACACGCGCCCTGTCGAATTTGCCATTGGGGCCTTGGTGTTGCACGACGCCAAAATGGGTTGCGACTTGCGCCCGATCGATCCGGCTCACCCGCGCGCCGCCGAGGCGATGGCCGCACTGTCGGCGTGTGCCGCATCGCACGCGGCCGCCGGTGACGACGGGGCCGAGAGTTCGCACTATTACGCGCGCTCGGACCTCGCGCACTTCGCCGACATGGGGCACTACGCGAAGCCGCTGATGGATAAGTTCTTTGCCTATTACAACGCCGTTACCGGAGAGGACGGCGCACTGACCAAGCGCGAG encodes:
- the boxB gene encoding benzoyl-CoA 2,3-epoxidase subunit BoxB, with protein sequence MTTAISDEKIPNNVNLSSDRKLQRALEAWQPNFVSWWKEMGPYGFQTDDVYLRTAISVESDGWAHFNYVKMPDYRWGIFLAPAVPDRTIGFGDNLGDPVWQQVPGEHRNTLRRLIVTQGDTEPASVEQQRMLGHTCPSVYDLRNLFQVNVEEGRHLWAMVYLLHSYFGRDGREEAEALLMRRSGDRDTPRILGAFNEPCTDWLSFFMFTFFTDRDGKFQLLALAESAFDPLSRTTRFMLTEEAHHMFVGETGVGRIVERTAELMEKNKVTHPDDVRKLGAIDLPTMQRYLNLWYSLSLDLFGGEISSNAASFFATGLKGRAKEDKYEDHRALDASYAVDVVKDAAVTTEQVPLRNAMNEILRDEYVVDCQRGLDKWNRQLAAHGVEFKFELPNRRFHRHIGIYSDVSADPSGKLISAADFAARRDDWLPSEKDKEYVRSLMQHPIFDPKQMANWISAPKQGIKGRPVDFEYVRRCEG
- the boxC gene encoding 2,3-epoxybenzoyl-CoA dihydrolase, which produces MADALHAAVTSPVRFETHPDRYRHWQLSFPAEHGGAVARLAMNVKEDGGGDYVLKLNSYDLGVDIELADALQRIRFEHPAVKALVITSTKDRIFSSGANIYMLGSSTHAFKVNFCKFTNETRLYLEEMSAETGVSSVAAVNGTASGGGYELALACDSIVLQDDGSSAVSLPEAPLLAVLPGTGGLTRLVDKRKVRRDLADVFSTLAEGIRGKRAVAWNLVDESPSRSQFDAAVKTRTDAFIAASKRKAHPPIALTPLEANRTDNGVDYKYVSLALDRAARTATLIVRGPAGVQPGTPDELAKAGADAWILRAFRELDDALLDLRFNQPDIGVIALKTEGDPAAVLAVDAFLHAHREDPLVREVTLLVRRVLKRLDLSAKTFFALVEPGSCFAGTLLELALASDRVYMLDDDGVALHTSKLNAGAYPMSNGLSRLESRFLREPSRVARVLERTEPFDTKVALDEGLVTFAPDDLDWEDEIRIAFEERASYSPDALTGMEASLRFAGPETLETKIFGRLTAWQNWIFQRPNAVGQRGALTLYGSPERPEFDFRRT
- a CDS encoding arsenosugar biosynthesis-associated peroxidase-like protein, with protein sequence MDRTAVEKTLSIFCEWKLLSPSEKAETLSLFDAAFPFAEAMALAESIHLHVKVADTDLLPHERIRALGSEATSCTKGYVKYPFPSGCNMIFSSIPVSEDDMLKDEPPLDFPVLDHTGIDLRRVTAEVRHVFDSVPNVAIGHGWRHRAQGGSGTPVYCCHTEVEAKHWVYPPRPDVVHTRPVEFAIGALVLHDAKMGCDLRPIDPAHPRAAEAMAALSACAASHAAAGDDGAESSHYYARSDLAHFADMGHYAKPLMDKFFAYYNAVTGEDGALTKREKALIALAVAHSKQCPYCIDAYTNTLADMGVSPDEMHEAVHVAAALGAGIDLVHGVQMQNTLKRRKPV
- a CDS encoding response regulator, encoding MNDATPIPRRPEPRTQRRPLILCVEDNEDSRALYAAFLTRAGFRVTEASNGAEGLERALALRPDLIVLDISLPVMDGREMLRRLRDADPSQTVPVIVVTGQAYPEHWRDAIDRGCDAYLTKPCPLGDLLAAVLKVISLKRAKDAEDKSS
- a CDS encoding 3-deoxy-7-phosphoheptulonate synthase class II, which codes for MDSVDTPQWSPESWRDKPAAQQPVYDEPNKLELVLSELERLPPLVTSGEVLALKRSLAQAQDGKAFLLQGGDCAEQFDDCTSGHISNDLKVLLQMNLVLVHGLKQPVVRIGRIAGQYAKPRSTDLETRQGVSLPSYRGDFVNGPEFTAEARRPDPQRMLRGHAHSAMTMNFVRSLLDGGFADAHHPEYWDLQWMNCSPMQAEYRRLVQAIGDSMRFVEALSGDRAGGARPEFYTSHEALVLQYEQTQTRHVPRQEGWFNLSTHFPWIGMRTAHVDGAHVEYCRGVRNPIAVKVGPGTESDQLKRLIAILNPTNEPGRLTLIHRMGEGNIEYHLPPLIAAVRQEGARVLWCCDAMHGNTETLGNGVKTRRFENIRTELERAFDVHAACGSRLGGVHLEMTGENVTECLGGARNLREEDLARRYRTQVDPRLNCEQALELAMLIVRKHSRDAS
- a CDS encoding 3,4-dehydroadipyl-CoA semialdehyde dehydrogenase translates to MIELESYLQGAWVRGSGRATTLVNPSTEAPIATSNTEGLDFGAALAHARDVGGPALRAMSFAARGEMLRALSRCIHAHRDELIGLAIENGGNTRGDAKFDIDGASLTLAAYADVAAELAKEAPNGTVLLDGVALPLGRSPRLVGAHISVPREGVAVHINAFNFPAWGLAEKAAVALCAGVPVVSKPASSTALVSHRIVRLWVEEKLLPAGALSFIAGSPGDLLKHLRGQDVLAFTGAGTTGSHLRAEHAVREHSVRINVEADSLNAAVLGPDVGDDSEVMNLFVGDVVRDMTQKTGQKCTAIRRVYVPADKVATVLERLRERLADIKVGDPSREDVGMGPLATAQQLADVRAGVAKLAGHGKAVFGSADPLHEKGYFISPVLLHAERPDPGDAVHNHEVFGPVATVMPYSDAADAVKWVAAGGGGLVSSVYSDDKAFVRSAVLGIAPYHGRVTVGSSKIAAQAVPPGTVLAPLVHGGPGRAGSGEELGGRRGLAFYMQRVALQGDRALLEMISGQREEKA